One Stigmatella aurantiaca genomic region harbors:
- a CDS encoding DUF58 domain-containing protein → MLPKDLIRRIRKLEIRTRKVVSDMLAGQYHSVFKGRGMAFSEVRQYQPGDEIRIIDWNVTARMNEAYVKVFTEERELTVMLLVDVSASKEFGSHERSKAEIAAEAAAQIAFSAIANNDRVGLILFSDRVEKVVPPRKGRTHVLRLISDILTFKPKGTGTDLGVGLMYLRQVAKRKAVTFLISDFLARDYEKPLRLVGRKHDLVPVVIADPLEVEFPKLGLVEMEDPETGERFVVDTADPRVRGRFARAMQAQRLERQRLFKKLELDHVELRGGNDHGKALAQFFRARARRLAA, encoded by the coding sequence GTGCTCCCGAAGGACCTCATCCGCCGCATCCGCAAGCTGGAGATCCGGACCCGCAAGGTGGTCTCGGACATGCTGGCGGGCCAGTACCACTCGGTCTTCAAGGGCCGGGGCATGGCCTTCTCCGAGGTGCGCCAGTACCAGCCCGGTGATGAAATCCGCATCATCGACTGGAACGTCACCGCGCGCATGAACGAGGCCTACGTCAAGGTCTTCACCGAGGAGCGCGAGCTGACGGTGATGCTGCTCGTGGACGTGTCGGCCTCGAAGGAGTTCGGCTCGCACGAGCGCAGCAAGGCGGAGATCGCCGCCGAGGCGGCCGCGCAGATCGCCTTCTCGGCCATCGCCAACAACGACCGGGTGGGGCTCATCCTGTTCTCGGACCGGGTGGAGAAGGTGGTGCCGCCGCGCAAGGGCCGCACGCACGTGCTGCGGCTCATCAGCGACATCCTCACCTTCAAGCCGAAGGGCACGGGCACGGACCTGGGCGTGGGGCTCATGTACCTGCGCCAGGTGGCCAAGCGCAAAGCGGTGACGTTCCTCATCTCCGACTTCCTGGCGCGCGACTACGAGAAGCCGCTGCGGCTGGTGGGGCGCAAGCACGACCTGGTCCCCGTCGTCATCGCCGACCCGCTGGAGGTGGAGTTCCCCAAGCTGGGCCTGGTGGAGATGGAGGACCCCGAAACAGGGGAGCGCTTCGTGGTGGACACCGCGGACCCGCGCGTGCGCGGCCGGTTCGCCCGGGCCATGCAGGCCCAGCGCCTGGAGCGGCAGCGCCTGTTCAAGAAGCTGGAGCTGGACCACGTGGAGCTGCGCGGCGGCAATGACCACGGCAAGGCGCTCGCGCAATTCTTCCGCGCGCGGGCCCGGAGGCTGGCGGCATGA
- a CDS encoding AAA family ATPase, with protein sequence MNTDIRALTERVQQESSFVEALNQETGKVIVGQRYMLERILIGLLCNGHVLLEGVPGLAKTLTVRTIADTLSATFMRVQFTPDLLPADLVGTMIYNQQAANFTVRKGPIFANVVLADEINRAPAKVQSALLEAMAERQVTIGDQTFALPAPFLVLATQNPIEQEGTYPLPEAQVDRFMLKVKVGYPTRDEEKVIMDRMSGGSSPRANKIIGLEHIARARELVHLIYMDEKVKEYILNVVFATREPNKYGLKDLADYIQFGASPRATIALAQAARAHAFLRHRGFVTPEDVKAVAYDVLRHRVAVTYEAEAEELTSEKIIQRVFDRVEVP encoded by the coding sequence ATGAACACGGACATCCGAGCCCTTACCGAGAGGGTGCAGCAGGAAAGCAGCTTCGTCGAAGCCCTCAACCAGGAGACCGGCAAGGTCATCGTGGGGCAGCGCTACATGCTGGAGCGCATCCTCATTGGCCTGCTCTGCAATGGCCACGTGCTCCTGGAGGGCGTGCCCGGCCTGGCCAAGACGCTCACGGTGCGCACCATCGCGGACACGCTGAGCGCCACCTTCATGCGCGTCCAGTTCACCCCGGACCTGCTGCCGGCGGACCTGGTGGGCACGATGATCTACAACCAGCAGGCGGCGAACTTCACCGTCCGCAAGGGGCCCATCTTCGCCAACGTGGTGCTTGCGGACGAAATCAACCGCGCCCCGGCCAAGGTGCAGTCCGCGCTGCTGGAGGCCATGGCCGAGCGCCAAGTCACCATCGGCGACCAGACCTTCGCGCTGCCCGCGCCGTTCCTGGTGCTCGCCACGCAGAACCCCATCGAGCAGGAGGGCACCTATCCGCTGCCCGAGGCGCAGGTGGACCGCTTCATGCTCAAGGTGAAGGTGGGCTACCCCACGCGGGACGAGGAGAAGGTCATCATGGACCGCATGTCCGGGGGCTCCTCGCCCCGGGCGAACAAGATCATCGGCCTGGAGCACATCGCCCGGGCGCGCGAGCTCGTTCACCTCATCTATATGGATGAGAAGGTGAAGGAGTACATCCTCAACGTGGTGTTCGCCACGCGCGAGCCCAACAAGTACGGCCTCAAGGACTTGGCGGACTACATCCAGTTCGGGGCGAGCCCCCGCGCCACCATCGCGCTGGCGCAGGCGGCGCGCGCGCATGCGTTCCTGCGCCACCGGGGCTTCGTCACGCCGGAGGATGTGAAGGCCGTGGCGTATGATGTGCTACGCCACCGCGTGGCGGTCACCTACGAGGCCGAGGCCGAGGAGCTGACCTCGGAGAAGATCATCCAGCGCGTGTTCGATCGCGTCGAAGTGCCGTAA
- a CDS encoding alpha/beta fold hydrolase: MPLTAGPIESHLLGQLAPVVAPRAHWLPGGGSVRVLEGGSGPPVVLLHGRGHAASMWFSYLTVLARGRRVLAVDLPGFGLSSCPEQRLRTGEDGARFFTGPVEELLQVLAPGPVALVGHSLGGLVALELVLRGKVPVERLVLIDAMGLGPTMTPLARLFFRAGPERLARTLGAPLFERLIPPPETPLGRRLGLLSHELLAVPEGRAQATRAFNTLVPVVGGVFHRREQLASVPQPVLLVWGEREEMLPVSLAVEAAERFPDARLLRVMAGHSPHLERPEVVLPALKAFLGDAPSGVPGADTAPEGA, translated from the coding sequence ATGCCCTTGACGGCCGGCCCCATCGAGTCGCACCTGCTCGGGCAACTCGCCCCGGTGGTGGCGCCCCGCGCGCACTGGCTGCCCGGAGGCGGCTCGGTCCGGGTGCTGGAGGGCGGCAGCGGCCCCCCGGTGGTGCTGCTGCACGGGCGTGGCCACGCCGCATCCATGTGGTTCTCCTACCTCACGGTGCTGGCCCGGGGGCGGCGGGTGCTGGCGGTGGACCTGCCCGGCTTTGGCCTCTCCTCCTGTCCCGAGCAGCGCCTGCGCACGGGGGAGGACGGGGCGCGCTTCTTCACCGGGCCGGTGGAGGAGCTGCTCCAGGTGCTCGCCCCGGGGCCGGTGGCGCTTGTGGGCCACTCGCTCGGGGGCCTGGTGGCGCTGGAGCTCGTGCTGCGCGGGAAGGTGCCCGTGGAGCGGCTGGTGCTCATCGACGCCATGGGGCTGGGCCCCACGATGACGCCCCTGGCGCGCCTGTTCTTCCGCGCGGGGCCCGAGCGGCTGGCCCGGACGCTGGGAGCCCCGCTCTTCGAGCGGCTGATTCCGCCCCCGGAGACGCCACTGGGCCGCCGGCTGGGCCTGCTCAGCCACGAGCTGCTCGCGGTGCCGGAGGGCCGCGCCCAGGCCACGCGCGCCTTCAACACCCTGGTGCCCGTGGTGGGCGGGGTGTTCCACCGGCGCGAGCAGCTTGCCTCCGTGCCCCAGCCCGTCCTGCTCGTCTGGGGGGAGCGCGAGGAGATGCTGCCCGTGTCCCTGGCGGTGGAGGCCGCCGAGCGGTTTCCCGACGCGCGGCTGCTGCGGGTGATGGCCGGGCACAGCCCGCACCTGGAACGGCCCGAGGTGGTGCTGCCCGCGCTCAAGGCGTTTCTGGGTGACGCTCCGTCCGGGGTTCCGGGGGCTGACACCGCGCCCGAAGGGGCGTGA
- a CDS encoding class I SAM-dependent methyltransferase has protein sequence MERRSDWYDHPEYYEAIFGTDTGKEMDFLLQVHQHHGTGGSLLLEPACGAGRLVAEAARRGLDVVGYDISEPMLAHARRRLKPSWRRRVQLHQARMESFAVPGLMGQVDLAFNLVSTFRYLDSEAAARAHLESTRRLLKPGGLYVLGFHLTDYARTTPERERWVGHVGEDTVVCNTREGLPDRRLRRSPMRNRLRITGPDKDLLIETEWFFRTYDLAQIRRLFRSAGMHVRAMYDFDYRLDAPLERGSLRLDRLFVLQGQG, from the coding sequence ATGGAAAGACGCTCCGACTGGTACGACCACCCCGAGTACTACGAGGCCATCTTCGGCACCGACACCGGGAAGGAGATGGACTTCCTCCTTCAGGTCCACCAGCACCACGGCACCGGGGGCTCGCTCTTGCTGGAGCCCGCGTGCGGGGCGGGCCGCCTGGTGGCCGAAGCCGCGCGCCGGGGGCTGGACGTGGTGGGCTATGACATCTCCGAGCCGATGCTCGCGCACGCCCGCCGCCGGCTGAAGCCCTCCTGGCGCCGCCGGGTGCAGCTCCACCAGGCCCGGATGGAGTCCTTCGCCGTGCCCGGGCTGATGGGGCAGGTGGACCTGGCCTTCAACCTCGTCTCCACGTTCCGCTACCTGGACAGCGAGGCAGCGGCGCGCGCGCACCTGGAGTCCACCCGGCGCCTGCTCAAGCCCGGCGGCCTCTATGTGCTCGGCTTCCACCTCACCGACTATGCGCGCACCACCCCCGAGCGGGAGCGCTGGGTGGGGCATGTGGGCGAGGACACCGTCGTCTGCAACACCCGCGAGGGGCTGCCGGACCGCCGCCTCCGCCGCTCGCCCATGCGCAACCGCCTGCGAATCACCGGCCCGGACAAGGACCTGCTCATCGAGACGGAGTGGTTCTTCCGCACCTACGACTTGGCCCAGATCCGTCGCCTCTTCCGCTCGGCAGGGATGCACGTTCGGGCGATGTACGACTTTGACTACCGGTTGGATGCTCCCTTGGAGCGCGGTAGCCTTCGCCTGGATCGCCTCTTTGTCCTCCAAGGACAGGGCTGA
- a CDS encoding ZIP family metal transporter, translating to MSPVVAAVAAYSFVIILGALAGALVVVFTRRPTQLVTFLAFAAGVMLGAAFFHMLPEAFHGGGYRSFTLVPAGFVFLLVLERFVLTHTCEEPLDCTEHKHHGLGFTAFIGLSVHTLVDGIALGSAVMEGVGMMAFIAITAHKVPSSLSLASILKAEGRSTGTLLAYALFYGLMVPVGAALYLAFDAALSFEKFSPWALAFSAGTFLYIAVSDLLPHVNRHGKDRRGSNLLVLGAGLLLMLALAQFADH from the coding sequence ATGTCGCCGGTCGTGGCCGCCGTCGCCGCCTACTCGTTCGTCATCATCCTGGGAGCCCTGGCGGGCGCGCTGGTCGTGGTGTTCACCCGGCGGCCGACGCAGCTGGTGACGTTCCTGGCCTTCGCGGCTGGCGTCATGCTCGGCGCGGCCTTCTTCCACATGCTGCCGGAGGCCTTCCACGGCGGCGGCTACCGCTCCTTCACGCTGGTGCCCGCGGGCTTCGTGTTCCTGCTCGTGCTGGAGCGCTTCGTGCTGACGCACACGTGCGAGGAGCCGCTCGACTGCACCGAGCACAAGCACCACGGGCTGGGGTTCACGGCCTTCATCGGCCTGTCCGTGCACACGCTGGTGGATGGGATTGCCCTGGGCTCGGCGGTGATGGAGGGGGTGGGGATGATGGCCTTCATCGCCATCACCGCGCACAAGGTGCCCTCGTCGCTGTCGCTCGCCTCCATCCTCAAGGCGGAAGGGCGGAGCACGGGGACGCTGCTCGCCTATGCGCTCTTCTATGGGCTCATGGTGCCGGTGGGCGCGGCGCTCTACCTGGCCTTCGACGCGGCGCTGAGCTTCGAGAAGTTCTCGCCCTGGGCGCTGGCCTTCTCCGCGGGCACGTTCCTCTACATCGCCGTGTCGGACCTGCTGCCCCACGTGAACCGGCATGGCAAGGACCGGCGGGGCAGCAACCTGCTGGTGCTCGGGGCGGGGCTGCTGCTCATGCTCGCGCTGGCGCAGTTCGCGGACCACTGA
- a CDS encoding COG3014 family protein, giving the protein MFLRRARSPRPPGWALLLVLGPLLWAGCAGDYVARTRGVRQAYEQENYPRALEELSSLEKDGNAKDTLLVLLDKGMVLHAAGRWEESIQVLAEADRMSAELDAISITEEAGALLSSERQRAYRGEDFEKLMITVLQALNYAQLGKDEDALVEVRRVNERLEKMIVDEKKPYEQLAIARYLGGVLYEDQREWDSAYIDYAKALELAPGLGPLAEPLLRLAKKTGREDLYAQLRERFPDVPHEPLSPQEGQVVVVVEAGLAPEKESANQHYRESVELITVPVYVDRGRTPAARVRVADASALAVTVTSLDQVAKVHLNDRVGRMLAKQLAGTVLKAGVSAGVGAATKSKELGYLTFLLLNLANQPDLRSWLSLPAEFQLARFRLPPGPHTIEVEFRGRLTTQQVEVRPGRVALVVMRRYY; this is encoded by the coding sequence ATGTTCCTTCGCCGCGCTCGAAGTCCGCGTCCGCCCGGCTGGGCCCTGCTCCTGGTGCTGGGGCCCCTGCTGTGGGCGGGGTGCGCGGGGGACTACGTGGCCCGCACCCGCGGGGTGCGCCAGGCCTACGAGCAGGAGAACTACCCGCGCGCCCTGGAGGAGCTGTCCTCGCTGGAGAAGGACGGCAACGCCAAGGACACGCTGCTCGTGCTGCTGGACAAGGGCATGGTGCTGCACGCCGCGGGGCGCTGGGAGGAGAGCATCCAGGTGCTGGCGGAGGCGGACCGGATGTCCGCGGAGCTGGATGCCATCTCCATCACGGAGGAGGCCGGGGCGCTCTTGAGCAGCGAGCGCCAGCGGGCCTACCGGGGCGAGGACTTCGAGAAGCTGATGATCACCGTGCTCCAGGCGCTCAACTACGCGCAGCTGGGCAAGGACGAGGACGCCCTCGTCGAGGTCCGCCGCGTCAACGAGCGGCTGGAGAAGATGATCGTCGACGAGAAGAAGCCCTACGAGCAGCTCGCCATCGCGCGCTACCTGGGCGGCGTCCTCTACGAAGATCAACGCGAGTGGGACTCGGCCTACATCGACTATGCGAAGGCGCTCGAGCTGGCGCCGGGCCTGGGCCCCCTGGCCGAGCCGCTGCTGCGGCTGGCGAAGAAGACGGGCCGCGAGGACCTCTATGCCCAGCTTCGCGAGCGCTTTCCGGACGTGCCCCACGAGCCCCTGAGCCCTCAGGAGGGACAGGTGGTGGTGGTGGTCGAAGCCGGACTGGCGCCCGAGAAGGAGTCCGCGAACCAGCATTACCGGGAATCCGTGGAGCTGATCACCGTGCCGGTCTACGTGGACCGGGGGCGCACGCCGGCCGCGCGGGTGCGGGTGGCGGACGCCTCGGCGCTGGCGGTGACGGTGACGTCCCTGGACCAGGTGGCCAAGGTGCACCTCAACGACCGGGTGGGGCGGATGCTGGCCAAGCAGCTCGCGGGCACGGTGCTCAAGGCGGGCGTGTCCGCGGGGGTGGGGGCCGCCACCAAGAGCAAGGAGCTGGGCTACCTTACGTTCCTGCTGTTGAACCTGGCCAACCAGCCCGACCTGCGCTCCTGGCTGTCGCTGCCCGCGGAGTTCCAGCTCGCGCGCTTCCGGCTGCCGCCCGGGCCGCACACCATCGAGGTGGAGTTCCGGGGGCGGCTCACCACGCAGCAGGTCGAGGTGAGGCCCGGGCGCGTCGCGCTCGTGGTGATGCGGCGGTACTACTGA
- the lpoB gene encoding penicillin-binding protein activator LpoB — MNSRLLLSACLAASLTACGGPRAFTRGTYEDPNTIEMLSDRFNENDLQLIAKKMAESLASAPRFAQATAQPLPIVLVGKLKNSTSEHVDMRSLADKIQTALAQTGRFALVDQGARQDIAEEYEYQQSGYVDPNAAKGPGQQVSVDFLMTGDLASIIQEVGRDKLVYYKMTAKLNNVRTGLIEWTDEKQIRKKFEKQTVGW; from the coding sequence ATGAATAGCCGTCTCCTCCTCTCTGCTTGCCTTGCCGCCTCGCTCACCGCCTGCGGGGGGCCGCGCGCCTTCACCCGCGGCACCTACGAGGACCCGAACACCATCGAGATGCTGTCGGACCGTTTCAACGAGAACGATCTGCAGCTCATCGCCAAGAAGATGGCGGAGTCGCTGGCCAGCGCGCCGCGCTTTGCCCAGGCCACCGCGCAGCCGCTGCCCATCGTGCTGGTGGGCAAGCTGAAGAACAGCACCTCCGAGCACGTGGACATGCGCTCGCTGGCCGACAAGATCCAGACGGCGCTGGCGCAGACGGGCCGCTTCGCCCTGGTAGACCAGGGGGCGCGCCAGGACATCGCCGAGGAGTATGAGTACCAGCAGTCCGGCTACGTGGATCCGAACGCGGCCAAGGGCCCCGGGCAGCAGGTCTCCGTGGACTTCCTCATGACGGGCGATCTGGCCTCCATCATCCAGGAGGTCGGCAGAGACAAGCTCGTCTATTACAAGATGACGGCGAAGCTGAACAACGTGCGCACCGGCCTCATCGAGTGGACCGACGAGAAGCAGATCCGCAAGAAGTTCGAGAAGCAGACCGTCGGCTGGTAA
- a CDS encoding mechanosensitive ion channel family protein, with amino-acid sequence MSRAFLAICVALLASLPAWALNTGLGAPPPTVDRLTPQATVKGFLAEAHAGNYALAAHYLDLDYLPRDKQADAGAQLARRLKFVLDRKLPVDLSLLSAEPEGDPKEARFDQIGTIALAGAEVPIRVQRVVDNGGALVWVFNESTVKEVDRLFGAYGPVLTEVLPDFFFKRTVLGLEAWQWLGLLVVLVGGWALSLLLERLTLGFTQRLAKWTKFTWDDALVGAGRGPLRLPYFALLLAVGTSLLLLPQPVQTVFARLSYSLTIIALAWFILRFLGVSSAYVQERVASKNPDNGDRIRGLNTQLTVMRHVLEVATYVIAAALLLMQFEVVRNVGVSLLASAGIAGLVIGLAAQKSISTLLAGIQLSITQPIRMGDQVVVEGEFGTIEEISLTYVVVRIWDNRRLVIPITQFLDKPFQNWSRSRSEMLGEVILQVDYFCDIDVLRAELKRILENEGRELWDGKVQTVVVLNVLDKTLSVRALVSAPASKLFDLRCLVRERLVVFLRGRPGWLPTVRSETRPVTVVTDSPSPEQGQAPRA; translated from the coding sequence ATGTCTCGAGCCTTTCTGGCCATTTGCGTGGCGCTCCTCGCCAGCCTCCCCGCCTGGGCCCTCAATACGGGTCTGGGAGCACCTCCACCCACCGTGGACCGGCTGACCCCTCAAGCCACGGTGAAAGGCTTCCTGGCCGAGGCGCACGCGGGCAACTACGCCCTGGCGGCCCACTACCTGGACCTGGACTACCTGCCGCGTGACAAGCAGGCGGACGCCGGGGCCCAGCTCGCCCGCCGGTTGAAGTTCGTCCTGGACCGCAAGCTGCCCGTGGACCTGTCCCTGCTGAGCGCCGAGCCGGAGGGCGACCCCAAGGAGGCGCGCTTTGATCAAATTGGCACCATCGCCCTGGCGGGGGCCGAGGTGCCTATCCGCGTCCAGCGCGTGGTGGACAATGGGGGTGCGCTGGTGTGGGTCTTCAATGAGTCCACGGTGAAGGAGGTGGACCGGTTGTTCGGCGCCTACGGGCCGGTGCTCACGGAGGTGCTGCCGGACTTCTTCTTCAAGCGCACGGTGCTGGGGCTGGAGGCGTGGCAGTGGCTGGGGCTGCTCGTGGTGCTCGTGGGGGGCTGGGCGCTGTCGCTGCTGCTGGAGCGGCTGACGCTGGGCTTCACCCAGCGGCTGGCGAAGTGGACGAAGTTCACCTGGGACGATGCGCTGGTGGGGGCCGGAAGGGGCCCGCTGCGGCTGCCGTACTTCGCGCTGCTGCTGGCGGTGGGGACCTCCCTGCTGCTGCTGCCCCAGCCGGTGCAGACCGTCTTCGCGCGCCTGAGCTATTCGCTCACCATCATCGCCCTGGCGTGGTTCATCCTGCGCTTCCTGGGGGTGTCCTCCGCCTATGTGCAGGAGCGGGTGGCCTCCAAGAACCCGGACAACGGGGACCGCATCCGGGGCCTGAACACCCAGCTCACGGTGATGCGGCACGTGCTGGAGGTGGCCACCTACGTCATCGCCGCGGCGCTGCTGCTCATGCAGTTCGAGGTGGTGCGCAACGTGGGCGTCTCGCTGCTGGCCTCCGCCGGCATCGCCGGCCTCGTCATCGGTCTGGCGGCCCAGAAGTCCATCTCCACGCTGCTCGCGGGCATCCAGCTGTCCATCACCCAGCCCATCCGCATGGGGGACCAGGTGGTGGTGGAGGGGGAGTTCGGCACCATCGAGGAGATCTCCCTCACCTATGTGGTGGTGCGCATCTGGGACAACCGGCGGCTCGTCATCCCCATCACCCAGTTCCTGGACAAGCCCTTCCAGAACTGGAGCCGCTCGCGCTCGGAGATGCTCGGGGAGGTGATTCTCCAGGTGGACTACTTCTGCGACATCGACGTGCTGCGCGCCGAGCTCAAGCGCATCCTGGAGAACGAGGGGCGCGAGCTGTGGGACGGCAAGGTGCAGACCGTGGTGGTCCTGAATGTCCTGGACAAGACACTCTCCGTCCGGGCGCTGGTGAGCGCCCCCGCGAGCAAGCTGTTCGACCTGCGGTGCCTCGTCCGGGAGCGGCTCGTCGTCTTCCTGCGGGGCCGGCCCGGCTGGCTGCCCACGGTGCGCAGCGAGACCCGGCCCGTCACGGTGGTGACGGACTCCCCGTCGCCGGAGCAGGGACAGGCGCCCCGGGCCTGA
- a CDS encoding response regulator: MQEKRKILLIDDSEITLAMEKAVLEARGYEVIATSTLMEFEKTLRTWRPDLILTDIHMPEAKGTDICRTLKNEYGTQDIPIILFSSLPDDELAKLAEQVGADGSLSKVNGLEAMGERVDELVQSILW, translated from the coding sequence GTGCAAGAGAAGCGAAAGATCCTCCTCATCGACGACAGCGAGATCACCCTCGCCATGGAGAAGGCCGTGCTGGAAGCGCGCGGCTATGAGGTCATCGCCACCTCGACGCTCATGGAGTTCGAGAAGACGCTCCGGACCTGGCGGCCGGACCTCATCCTCACCGACATCCACATGCCCGAGGCGAAGGGCACCGACATCTGCCGCACCCTGAAGAACGAGTACGGCACGCAGGACATCCCCATCATCCTCTTCTCCAGCCTCCCGGACGACGAGCTGGCCAAGCTGGCCGAGCAGGTGGGCGCCGATGGTTCGCTCTCCAAGGTGAACGGCCTGGAGGCCATGGGCGAGCGCGTGGACGAGCTGGTGCAGAGCATCCTCTGGTGA
- a CDS encoding multiheme c-type cytochrome yields the protein MRLVALLAVLACGLTGCKRSQEPRPEQASAQAAPGAILLFSADTRGYLAPCGCSENMRGGIARAAWQVEEARKGALPLLYIDGGDSLFGHATLSPSEVPQEELKAKTLAEAMKRMGVAVRATGELDRVRGQAFLQGLGLPELPAGGMKLLPAGDRQVGVVAVQDAAQLVQASAQARKAGADFVVALFHGTVEAAQAAVATPGVEADLVLSTHTDTEFSGEENRLVRGTLPVVGLQNKGRSLLRVDLAFGPPKGRLSLQKSQEDADREVALLDQRMALLNKEINLPDAAPARKQLQQGKLEELVARKQQLLTAPVAAAQGTPGFTLRFLPLEATLPDSPTVKALVTAYDRDVGTLNLAWAKEHGQDCPPPKKGEAAFVGNGSCQECHAEAFPVWEKSKHHHAWQTLVDVGKQFHLNCVGCHVTGYEQPGGVCRLDKVSGREDVGCESCHGPGSLHAEDPTPENVVAKPGRELCVTCHNPENSPHFDFATYLPKVLGPGHGQAAAKPSP from the coding sequence ATGCGGCTCGTCGCGCTCCTGGCGGTGCTGGCCTGCGGCCTCACGGGGTGCAAGCGCAGCCAGGAGCCCCGCCCCGAGCAGGCCTCCGCGCAGGCGGCCCCGGGCGCCATCCTCCTCTTCTCCGCCGACACGCGCGGGTACCTGGCCCCCTGCGGGTGCAGCGAGAACATGCGCGGCGGCATCGCCCGCGCCGCGTGGCAGGTGGAGGAGGCCCGGAAGGGCGCCCTGCCCCTCCTTTATATCGATGGGGGCGACAGCCTCTTTGGCCACGCCACGCTCAGCCCCTCCGAGGTGCCCCAGGAGGAGCTCAAGGCGAAGACGCTCGCGGAGGCGATGAAGCGCATGGGCGTGGCGGTGCGCGCCACCGGGGAGCTGGACCGGGTGCGGGGCCAGGCCTTTCTCCAGGGCCTGGGCCTGCCGGAGCTGCCGGCCGGCGGGATGAAGCTGCTGCCCGCTGGGGACCGGCAGGTGGGCGTGGTGGCCGTGCAGGACGCGGCCCAGCTCGTCCAGGCCAGCGCCCAGGCGCGCAAGGCCGGCGCGGACTTCGTGGTGGCGCTCTTCCACGGCACGGTGGAGGCCGCCCAGGCGGCGGTGGCCACGCCCGGCGTCGAGGCCGATCTCGTGCTGTCCACCCACACCGACACCGAGTTCAGCGGCGAGGAGAACCGGCTGGTGCGCGGCACCCTCCCCGTGGTGGGCCTCCAGAACAAGGGCCGGTCGCTGCTCCGGGTGGACCTCGCCTTCGGCCCCCCGAAAGGCCGGCTGAGCCTCCAGAAGTCCCAGGAGGACGCGGACCGCGAGGTGGCCCTGCTGGACCAGCGCATGGCCCTGCTCAACAAGGAGATCAACCTCCCCGACGCGGCCCCCGCCCGCAAGCAGCTCCAGCAGGGCAAGCTGGAGGAGCTGGTGGCGCGCAAGCAGCAACTGCTCACGGCCCCGGTGGCCGCCGCCCAGGGGACGCCCGGCTTCACGCTGCGGTTCCTCCCGCTGGAGGCCACCCTTCCGGACTCGCCCACCGTGAAGGCCCTGGTGACGGCGTATGACCGGGACGTGGGGACGCTGAACCTCGCCTGGGCGAAGGAGCACGGCCAGGACTGCCCGCCTCCGAAGAAGGGCGAGGCCGCCTTCGTGGGCAATGGCTCCTGCCAGGAGTGCCACGCGGAGGCCTTCCCCGTCTGGGAGAAGTCCAAGCACCACCACGCCTGGCAGACGCTCGTGGACGTGGGCAAGCAGTTCCACCTCAACTGCGTGGGCTGCCACGTCACCGGCTACGAGCAGCCGGGGGGCGTGTGCCGCCTGGACAAGGTCTCCGGCCGCGAGGACGTCGGCTGCGAGAGCTGCCACGGCCCCGGCTCGCTGCACGCGGAGGACCCCACGCCCGAGAACGTCGTGGCCAAGCCCGGACGCGAGCTGTGCGTCACCTGCCACAACCCGGAGAACTCGCCCCACTTCGACTTCGCCACCTACCTGCCCAAGGTGCTGGGCCCGGGCCATGGACAGGCCGCGGCGAAGCCGTCTCCGTGA